In Fimbriiglobus ruber, a genomic segment contains:
- a CDS encoding TIGR02996 domain-containing protein: MTDREALYRAVLAAPDDDLPRLVLADWFEENGRVDRAVYIRAQVELARLVGENNFDEDYLSATVEVSAVLPESIWQWAQADGLPTEVNSPLVVVRNLVADLDQVRDVDPDITYGFRRGFVEYVRCSSLWWIEIGPTMVSRAPLKMVELNWKQPRQVTRGRWEWRTDGGGEGPFSNWLPRDIFIRLPQTEGAVSIYRSRRAAVDALSEVCLAMAQGERPQ, from the coding sequence GTGACTGACCGCGAAGCCTTATACCGGGCCGTTCTGGCCGCCCCGGACGACGACCTGCCCCGCCTCGTGCTGGCCGACTGGTTCGAGGAGAACGGCCGCGTAGACCGGGCGGTTTACATCCGCGCTCAGGTCGAATTGGCCCGGCTCGTCGGTGAGAACAACTTCGACGAAGATTATCTCTCAGCGACTGTAGAAGTCTCCGCGGTTCTCCCCGAATCAATCTGGCAGTGGGCCCAAGCTGACGGACTGCCGACAGAAGTGAATTCTCCTCTCGTCGTCGTGCGAAATCTGGTGGCCGACCTCGACCAAGTTCGTGACGTTGACCCGGACATTACCTACGGCTTTCGTCGGGGATTCGTGGAGTATGTGCGCTGTTCGTCCCTCTGGTGGATCGAAATCGGACCCACGATGGTGAGTCGTGCCCCCTTGAAAATGGTCGAACTCAATTGGAAGCAACCGCGGCAAGTGACGCGTGGGCGATGGGAATGGCGAACCGACGGTGGCGGAGAAGGACCATTTTCAAATTGGTTACCCCGCGACATTTTCATTCGCCTTCCCCAGACCGAGGGAGCTGTTTCCATCTACCGGTCTCGACGGGCCGCAGTTGATGCGCTTTCAGAAGTATGTTTGGCAATGGCGCAAGGCGAGCGGCCTCAGTGA
- a CDS encoding DUF1501 domain-containing protein — MSTLLSCPGPNRRQFLRFGSVALASAGALGVRPHTVKAGAVESPTSNDPAVIFIWLPGGPPHQDTFDMKPDAPSEFRGEFKPIPTNVPGIQICEHMPKMSRVADKYTIIRSVAHTFADHGGGHKKFLTGRDPLQPAGFVNDYPMVGSMAAKLLEGKSRGLPNYVCGVDGGRQGIDVFSFGSAYLGQSTHPFMVVGDPSEPKFEVRNLAPLKGTENTLADRLSLLGRFDRAVADISGSAAGIDASRGRAVDLMTNDRASTAFDLWKEPPAVRDRYGDHRYGQRCLLARRLVESGVQWVTMVLENATPRGKDMIEDGTYNWDSHAVNCHIFKDTKHKLGFFDQAISALIEDLYARGLDKRVMVVVTGEFGRTPKLEYAKGRPGRDHWPSAQSIVVSGGGMKTGQVVGSTTSKAETPKDRPLTPNDLWATVFNHLAIDYKNTSFPDGTGRPMPMLTGGEPIAELL; from the coding sequence ATGTCCACGTTGCTGTCTTGTCCGGGGCCGAACCGTCGGCAGTTTCTCCGCTTCGGCTCCGTCGCACTGGCGTCGGCCGGTGCATTGGGTGTGCGCCCGCACACGGTCAAAGCCGGCGCGGTCGAGTCGCCTACCTCGAACGACCCGGCCGTCATCTTCATTTGGCTCCCGGGCGGTCCGCCACACCAGGACACGTTCGACATGAAGCCGGACGCCCCGAGCGAGTTCCGCGGCGAGTTCAAGCCGATCCCGACGAACGTCCCCGGCATCCAGATTTGCGAACACATGCCGAAGATGTCCCGGGTGGCCGACAAGTACACGATCATCCGGTCCGTCGCCCACACGTTCGCCGACCACGGCGGCGGGCACAAGAAGTTCCTGACCGGCCGCGACCCACTCCAACCGGCTGGCTTCGTCAACGACTACCCGATGGTCGGGTCGATGGCCGCCAAACTGCTCGAAGGCAAGAGCCGCGGGCTGCCGAACTACGTCTGCGGAGTCGACGGCGGCCGGCAGGGGATCGACGTCTTCAGCTTCGGCTCGGCCTACCTCGGTCAGTCCACGCACCCGTTCATGGTCGTCGGCGACCCGTCCGAGCCGAAGTTTGAAGTCCGTAACCTGGCCCCGCTCAAGGGGACCGAGAACACCCTGGCCGACCGCCTCTCACTCCTGGGCCGGTTCGACCGCGCCGTGGCCGACATCTCCGGGTCGGCGGCCGGGATCGACGCGAGCCGCGGCCGGGCGGTCGACCTGATGACCAACGACCGGGCGAGTACCGCGTTCGACCTCTGGAAAGAGCCGCCCGCTGTCCGCGACCGCTACGGCGACCATCGGTACGGCCAGCGGTGCCTGCTCGCCCGCCGGTTGGTGGAGTCGGGCGTGCAGTGGGTGACGATGGTCCTCGAAAACGCCACCCCGCGCGGGAAGGACATGATCGAGGACGGGACGTATAACTGGGACTCCCACGCCGTCAACTGCCATATTTTCAAGGACACCAAGCACAAGCTCGGGTTCTTCGACCAGGCCATCAGCGCGCTGATCGAAGACCTGTACGCCCGCGGGTTGGACAAGCGGGTGATGGTGGTCGTGACCGGCGAGTTCGGCCGCACGCCGAAACTGGAGTACGCCAAGGGTCGCCCGGGTCGGGACCACTGGCCATCCGCCCAGTCGATCGTTGTCTCCGGCGGCGGCATGAAGACGGGCCAGGTAGTTGGCAGCACCACGTCCAAGGCCGAGACACCCAAGGACCGCCCGCTCACGCCGAACGACCTCTGGGCGACGGTCTTCAATCACCTGGCCATCGACTACAAGAACACCAGCTTCCCCGACGGCACCGGCCGCCCGATGCCGATGTTGACCGGCGGCGAGCCGATCGCCGAACTCCTTTAA
- a CDS encoding P-II family nitrogen regulator: protein MKLILAIIQPSKLEAVKEALNKVEVFRLTVVDVQGFGRQKGQSEVYRGHELTVNMLRKVQLQIAVNEDFVEPTVNAIIEAARTGPEGRIGDGKIFILPLEDCLRIRTGERGPEAI from the coding sequence ATGAAATTGATCCTTGCCATCATCCAGCCGTCCAAACTCGAAGCGGTCAAGGAAGCGTTGAACAAGGTCGAAGTGTTTCGCCTGACGGTGGTCGACGTCCAGGGGTTTGGTCGTCAGAAGGGGCAGTCCGAGGTCTACCGCGGGCACGAGTTGACGGTAAACATGCTGCGGAAGGTGCAGTTGCAAATTGCGGTCAACGAGGACTTCGTCGAGCCGACGGTCAACGCGATCATTGAGGCCGCCCGGACCGGCCCCGAGGGCCGGATCGGCGACGGCAAGATCTTCATCCTGCCACTCGAAGACTGCCTCCGAATCCGGACGGGCGAACGCGGCCCGGAAGCGATTTAA
- a CDS encoding lipoate--protein ligase family protein — MTPTVRLLPFETRFGPANMAADEVLLLEAAETGRAALRFYGWAEPTLSLGYFQPAASRLDSPRLAGLPWVRRATGGAALVHHHEVTYALALPPGKPWQDGGEPWGCRFHHTIAAALARVGVVMRGVVCGEEKKLHPVLCFLHYTPGDLLAASAKVVGSAQRKHRGALLQHGGILLARSEHAPELAGLRELTGAALEAEEVGKLVAEQFAADTGWRLEPDVWTGDEEIRIASITADKYAATEWNEKR; from the coding sequence ATGACCCCCACTGTTCGCTTGCTGCCGTTTGAAACGCGGTTCGGGCCCGCCAATATGGCCGCCGACGAGGTTCTGCTTCTCGAAGCCGCGGAGACGGGACGAGCGGCCTTGCGGTTCTACGGCTGGGCGGAGCCGACGCTCAGCCTCGGCTACTTCCAACCCGCCGCGTCCCGGCTCGATTCTCCCCGTCTTGCCGGCCTCCCCTGGGTCCGCCGGGCGACCGGCGGGGCGGCCCTCGTCCACCACCACGAAGTCACGTACGCGCTCGCGCTCCCGCCCGGGAAGCCGTGGCAGGACGGCGGCGAGCCGTGGGGGTGTCGCTTTCACCACACGATCGCGGCCGCCCTCGCCCGCGTCGGGGTGGTCATGCGAGGGGTCGTGTGCGGCGAGGAGAAGAAGCTTCACCCAGTTCTTTGCTTCCTCCACTACACCCCCGGCGACCTGCTCGCCGCGTCCGCCAAGGTCGTCGGCAGCGCCCAGCGGAAGCACCGGGGTGCCTTGCTCCAGCACGGCGGCATCCTGCTCGCCCGCAGCGAACACGCGCCCGAACTAGCGGGCCTGCGCGAGTTGACCGGCGCGGCTCTGGAGGCGGAGGAAGTCGGCAAGCTCGTGGCCGAACAGTTTGCCGCGGACACCGGCTGGCGGCTCGAACCCGATGTGTGGACGGGCGATGAAGAGATAAGAATTGCGAGTATCACGGCCGACAAGTACGCCGCAACAGAGTGGAATGAGAAGCGGTGA